The window TTGGAAGTTGATAAAACAAACTAggggtttctaaaaaaaaatgagtagtAGCTCATCGTACATAGAAGATAATTCAATGTCTGAAGAGTAAAACTAGTGGATGCTAAGAAAATACTATACCAGTGATATGTAATCCTTGTAGTTTACTTTAAATACaggggttagccaaacttggtgggcatatagataggctcagatagaagatattttcttaataaacttctgttctaaaagtctcgggtttttttatatcattgattttgtgttattttcaggattttcaaaaattattattatatatattatatatatatatatatattatattattatattaagccttttgacatatttaaattttttcagcatatttttcacgtttttttttacatttgtatttagtctgtaatgtctcctgaatctaaaaaaatcaatatcaagtacagggtgagtttttcaaagcgcggagtagtattatgcattgataatattatttatcgatgacgtgctcctgcactattatttggttaagcattcttcacattttaaaaatattttggactatacagggtgttccgaaaaagcagggcactacaaaagttaatttttttaaatggaacaccctgtattgcaaaacatttttgaattctttgcgtaattaccaatcttttttgataatggtttaatatgccaaaaattaatagtttaggagataaatcaaattttgttaaaaatttagaatttgcacgcatctctttaatattaaaatttagcacctaaattttgaatacagacttaatttttatcatcagaagtaaaataaagttactttgatatgcgtgctatataaaattattaattttgttatacagggttttttttttgaaaggccaaacttgcccaactttaaatataaaaatctctcttattttaaatgaagcaccctgtatattttcatgtcatctaatagcttacttaagagcctataaattttatttataatgtccTATCTCTATatctaacagtttttgagatatcatggatttttctgtttttctcctgtaaaaactgacaatgccgacttaaagttttgaagcacctcgtattttttatgtatccaTCAAGGCGCCgtggaaacaaatgaaaaaaatctcaataacaaaaagacagttacattagttaattagagattaatagttagatttgttttaaggtgttttttagatatttgttttcaatattaaaaatgaattattcaagaaatgaatttattgatatgatttttgttttgggtgaagcaaataaaaattgtctgctAGCTCAAAGGctatatagagaaaaatatcctCAACGGCGCACACCCGATTCCCGCAGTTTTCGCGTTGTTATGGACCGATTTATGACGACTGGTAGCGTAGATCTGCCAAAACGTAATGTTGCTAATAGGGTGGCAAATGAAGGTAAAGAACttgaaattcttttgcaaattgAGGAGGATCCCCACATTGGTAGCCGTAGGTTAGCCTTACTTTCAGATGTTTCGCAGACAACGGTAAACCGGACAACACGGAAATATAAATACCACCCATATCACATTAAGTTGCATCAAGAACTTCACAATCAAGATTTTCAGCTACGTgtaactttttgtgaatggttacttcgcaaaattgaaattaatccaaattttgttaattatattaTGTATTCCGACGAGGCGACATTTAAAAGTAATGGTGCTGTCAATAGGCATAATATGCACTATTATGCAACAGAGAACCCTCATTGGGTACGTGAGGTTCAGCACCAGAATCATTGGTCCCTTAATGTATGGTGCGGCATCCATAATAACCGTataattggaccatatttttttaatgaaccttTGAATGGGCATTCATATCGAGTATTTTTACAGCAGCAATTGCCtgaattattagaagaagtcAATCTCCAGGAACGGCAAAgtatgtggtttcaacaagatggtgcgccTCCCCATTTTCATCGTGCAGTAAGGGAATATTTGGATCAAGAATATCCTCAAAGATGGATTGGTCGCGGAGGATTTGTTGCATGGCCGCCAAGGTCTTGCGATCTTACGCCGCTAGAtttctttctgtggggttatCTCAAAGATAAAGTCTATGCGACAAAACCAACTACAAGGGAGGATATGATTATTAGAGTTAGGGATGCCTGTCAAACCGTAACACCAGGAATGTTATACCATGTtcgacaaaatataattaaaagaattaatatttgtatcgaACAAGGAGGACATATCTTTGAacagaaattaacttttattatataaaaataagtgaatttaataaaaagaaacgtccataaatttgtttcattttataagaaaaaaaataacacgaaatgaagaaatataagtatatttcaaaaactattagagatagggacagaatattattaataaaatttataggctcttaagtaagctattagatgacatgaaaatatacagggtgtttcatttaaaataagagagatttttatatttaaagttgggcaagtttggcctttcaaaaaaaacaccctgtataacaaaatgaataattttacatagcacgcatatcaaagtaattttattttacttctgatgataaaaattaagtctgtattcaaaatttaggtgctaaattttaatattaaagagatgcgtgcaaattctaaatttttaacaaaatttgatttatctcctaaactattaatttttggcatattaaaccattatcaaaaaagattggtaattacgcaaagaattcaaaaatgttttgcaatacagggtgttccatttaaaaaaattaacttttgtagtgccctgctttttcggagcactctgtatagtccaaaatatttttaaaatgtgaagaatgcttaaccaaataatagtccaggagcacgtcatcgataaataatatcatcaatgcaGAATACTAAtccgcgctttgaaaaactcaccctgtacaaaataccgaaataattcgttttgagctcaagaagttaatacaagtagcaaaaaaagttatgaaaggtaactttaacttgatgcaaaaaaaaactaaaatctttgAAGATattcaggtagttttaaaaacttctccagttaatactcttttcaatgatatacgatgtgtaacacaaagccgactaacttgctacaattcatgactttaaaggaaaatatagtaaaaaaaatatattttttaaattttatgtatttatttcaaaattacaaattttgttgaaactgcgctcccctggctcttatacatgccctacatcgccgtcgcatttctacatatataaaaatcgagaggggttaTATCAGGGGACCGTGGAGGCCATGCGATGGAACCTGCTCTTCCGATCCACGAATTGGGAAAAGtattgtccagaaattctttAACGGCGACCCGATAGTGTGCAGGACACCCGTCATTCTGAAAGACGATTGGCCCGTCTTCATTAAATATGGGTATATCAGCCAATAAtagtgggagatcattttgtaaaaaaatgaaagtaattGTCCCCGTTGAGGTTTCTCGGCAAGTAGTGTGTACCGATGAGGTGTCTCCCAATCACACCTGCCAAAACATTAACACTGAATCTTGTTTGGAAAGACTTGGCTCTGGTCAAATGCAgatttacgtttttgttttcccaataatgtaaattatgttgGTTAAATATCCCTGCACGTATAAATGTTGATTCATCTGTccataagatgctttttaaaaagtgtccatTTTCAACGTCTGCGTGAAGCAAAAAGCGGCAAAATTGTACCCGTCGCTCATAGTCGGCTTGTAGAAGACCTAGAATAGAGTATCACTATGCCAGTAAAAATTGCGGAATTAAGTTGTTAATGTAGTATAAAATTACCTTGCACTGGGGTGTAATGGAAAGGATGCCTTCCTTCTGCCTTGACAACTGACCATGCTTTCCATGTAGAAATGTTCAGATCTGTAGCTACTTTCCTTGTACTAGTGGTGGAATCCTCATCGAATGCGCGAATTACGTTTTCATCTACAGCAACATCATACTGCCTCCGATTGAACCTcggttcttgaaaatttagattgcCTGTTTCCCTAAATCGacgaaaagtgttagcaaaagtgTTGTGGTGGGGCACACGCCTATTGGGGTATTGCTCCTCATAAATTCTTTGTGCTTTTCGCGTATTACCATTGGCTCTTCCATAAGCAAAGACAATATCGGCGTATTCTTCGGTAATGTATGCAGCCATTGTGGCGATAATGAtacgaaaataaggaaagtcacaaaaacaatataaaaactcaattaacagcaacaataataataacaactacagaaacgataaaatactaaattaacgaCTTGGGTACGTAAGAAAGCTAAGAAGTTACACCACGACAAATGACAAATATGAAATGACAACAACAATATGTAGCACATATTGTTGTTATCACAACAACAATCCCATGGCATGTTTCACGATCTCCTCATTTGACCATTCAAAGAATCGATGCCGCTTTTCAAACTATCGCCGAAATGCGACGGCAACGTAGGGCATGTATtagagccaggggagcgcagttttaataaaatttgtaattttgaaataaatacataaaattaaaaaaaaatttttttttactttattgtcctttaaagtcatgaattgtggcaagttagtcggctttgagttacacatcgtatatcattgaaaagagtaataactggagatgtttttaaaactacctgaacatcttgatagattttagttttttttttgcgtcaagttaaagttacctttcatgactttttttgctacttgtaataactttttgagctcaaaactaattattttggtattatttgtacttgatattgatttttttatattcaggatacattacagactaaatacaaatgtaaaaaaaacgtgaaaaatatgctgacaaaatttaaagattcgAAGAagaaggcataattttttgaaaatccggaaaataacaaaatcaatgatataaaaaaacccgagacttttaaaacataagtttattaagaaaatatcttctatctgagcctatctatatgcccatTAAGTTTGGCTAAGCCTCCGCCAAACACTCTGTATAAAGTTTATCATGAAACAATTAGGGGTTTCTAAAAAAGTTACTAGTGGGTTAAGTTAAAAATAGTTCATCAGGAACGAGATATGAATGGTAGATATGtaaagttttataaatagaTCTAGCCAGAATAAAGTCTTTTAACTTTATTcagaataaaaggaaaataacaAAGTAGCTTGTAGAATATAGCTGTTGTCATCTATAAAAgtgtattttctatttataagAAAATCCTATGATCTTGtaacaagtttttttaaatgtttgtaaaatatttagttataggTTTAATTTTCGGATAATTGGCTAATATAAAGTATAATTTGGTTACtaggaatattttatttattgacgaGGCTACTACGCTCTCTCGAGACTGTGTCACTAATTTAGGAATTTTCTTTCCTGGAGGCACCTCAACCTTTGACTTATTGTGCTCACGTTATTAACTATTCCATCCAGCCTAACACTGGCCATACTAGCACCAACAGAACTTTTGCTGCTGTagtgtttagtttatctgggtCATCACGagacaaaatatttcttatctTCTACGACAAAGTATCTCGCGAGTGTAGGTTGTCTGTCGGAATTTTGGGCTTAGTTTTTCATTATACACATCATTTCTATTTAGGTGATCCTCAATTGTCATGTGTCCCGTTTCAACTTCTATAGGTTTCTCTTTCTGAAAGTTAGAAGATCTCCGTCAAAAGTgatttaaatatacaataaaaagaaGAGGATCCAGGACGGTACCTTGTGGGTTACCCAAGTGGATTATTTGACTCTCACTTAGACAGTCTTGTAATCTATTGTAATCTATAGTTTACTAtgttttattttccaaatacCTTTGAAAAACCCTTAGAATAGGACCTCTGCTTCCACAAAGCTCAGGTACTTCCAGGAGCCTTTTATAAGCTTTTTATATTGAAGGTTTTAGCAGGATCCACAAAGAGGACCAAAGCTTTTTACTTATGCCAAGGtcagatttaatttatatgtgcATAAGAGGAACTAGTAGATATAAATGATTGTCTTTAATGAGTTTTGAACTAATTTTGTTTTGATCCTAgtaactattatttttaagagaTCTATATGCAAGATAAGTTCATTTTTGGTCACTGGCCTTAGAAACATATCTTGAACAATACTTTCGTTTATTGTTACTATCAGATTTTTGTTTACTAGAATTTGCAGCTTTATTTATTACCCTATAAATCCTTTGTCGGAGGGTCGATAGCTATTTTATCCTGTTGGAGTTTTAAGACACATAGAAGCACCTAAATCAAAAGTGGTTTGGATAATTACTTCATTTGGTGGGAAATCCATAACTTCGAGGGATATTTGATTGATAAATCGATAAATCACAGAACTAAAACActatattattaacttttaattataatataatattcataaacTTAACTACTGAAAACTAACTGAATTTTAAACGTTGAAAATTAGACCGTTACAAAATGCACCTCAACTAGAAACACTGAAAACGTCGTTCCAGAGTGGTGTGTACACCCTTTGAGATAATTGGGCCGACTGACATGAACAATAAATTGAGTGCGTGCGATGAAGATATGGTTACATAACAGGTCTCCATACGATAAAGTAACTTCTTACATGATCGGTCTTTTATAGGCAATTCAGACGCTTTTAATTGTTATTGCAATCGCAACAAATTCGTTTAATATCATTACTATTGGCCTTGATAATTGCACTGTAGTatctagattttattttttttaagttgtttctATAAGTCTTGTATTTTTCTACGAGTAATTTATTTTCACGTTATATTTTTAGAACGTTACTGCTGTTTGAACTCttctcaattttaaatttatctccCTCAACGATAGTCTGGGAGTGTTCAGAATCAATttctttttccaataaataccTCAGCATATCCATTACAAATATGATAGAAAATGTAGAttacaaatataaaagaataaaagttTGAAGCAGGAAAAAGCCAAAAATTTAGTACATAACTTCCTTGGAATTGTAAACGATGTCTTTATATCTCTGTAGGTTTATGTCtctgtagaaaaatatttgtagGGTAAAACACCCAATTGTTGGCACCCTTAGTAGttttctttgaataaaaaagtcgaattcaaattaatttaaattctaagaaaatagACAAATAGCGGCAACCCTGCCCAATAACCAGACTTCATTGTTCACGttgtgtaatattatttatggcTTTAGCCGGTAAAAGTGTAGTGAAATGATGTGAATTCTATCAAAAATTAGCGTCAAGTTAAGAATCTTTTTGacaattatgtaatattttggtACTTTGGACAGAAGAATTGCCTGTAGTAGATATTTGATTTGTTGGATAAAGCGTAAATTAAAGCTAAAAAATGGTTTAACCCATTCTAACCTaacattttttctcttttttaaggGTGCCAATTATTGGGCATGATAATTGATGATTTTCCAATTCTTTGGCACCCATGCCAACTATTGGATTTAGCATTTTAATTAGCACTCTAATGATTGGCACCTCCTTTTTATCACACTATTTTGATTTAGTAATTTACttgcttttataattttaaaatgttatttgaggtggctaaaaaaattgtattaatgtttgtaagaaaggaaaattaatattaatataagggtgtacaatattaataataacacgTGTTTCGTTCTTTCTAATGCATCACCAGAATATAAATCAACGGGCAAATTATGTCTAACCTTTAATATTACACTCCTACCTTTTTTATATCTACTGTAACTCCGACTTtgcattttttctgtaaacttttaaaattttttcctcCTTATAAAATCCCTTAAGTGAAATTAATCTAcctaaatttgtattatttctaGATGGGAAAaattacaatgaaaaaaaaaaaatgctattaaaaaatatagtgaagAATTAATTCAGAAAGCTTTGAGCGAAATTAAAAACGGCGCAACAAAAAAGTCTGTAGCCAAGAAGTACCAAATCCCTAGATCTACTCTCCAATTCCGATTGGGAGCTAAATTTTCCAAAGCTAGACCTGGTCCAAATACTTACCTGactgaaaataaggaaaagcTGCTCGTAGCTTGGATTCTCGAAAGTCAGAAAAAAGGCTTTCCAACACGGAAAATTGATTTACAGATATCAGTGCAACAGTTTTTAGATGATGATAAACGTccaaatccatttaaaaataacatgccAGGTATCCTTTTTCTTATTCCTTTACACATTTATTTtagttgattttataatttataataacctGCATATTATTCTTAGGTGACCACTGGTATAGGTCATTCTTAAATCGACATCCTATTTTAACTCATCGCACACCAGTAGCAGTAACAAGTGCATCATCTAACGTTTCTGAAAAcgatattaaaaaatggtttggGGATATAGAAACGTACCTAAAAAGTAAAGGATACTTTTCCATTTTGGAAGATTCGCGACGAGTGTATAATGGTGATGAGacatgttttttgttttgcccAAAACTTGGAAAAGTTCTAGCAGCAAAGTCtgagaaaaatgtttatgaagTTGACAAGGGCCAGGCAAAGCAAAATCTAACAGTAATGTTTAGTTTTTCGGCCGCAGGGGATGTGACTCCGCCTCTAATAATATTGCCCAATAAGAGAATATCAAAAACTTTATCAGACAGTGTTCCAGATCACTGGGGTATTGCCTCCACTGAAAATGGCTGGATGAAGTCCGaagtttttattgattatatcaaagaaatatttcataAGAACCTTGTGAAACAGCAAATTTTATTTCccgttattttatttgttgatgGACATGCAACACATCTCACCTATGAGCTTAGTAAAGTGTGCAGTCAGttgcaaataattttagtgGCTTTATATCCCAACTCAACAAGAATTATGCAACCGGCAGACGTTTCTTGTTTTAAGCCGCTAAAAACATTCTGGAAGTACGGAGTACTAAGCTGGAGAAGAGAAAATCCATATTGCCAATtaggaaaacatcactttgcTCCCATATTGGATAAagcactaaaaaatttaaagggcgAGGCTATAGTCAACGGTTTTAAAAGTTCTGGTTTGTTTCCGTGGAATCCAGAGAGTATTGATTATTCTAAATGTCTCGGTAAGAAACAAAGGGAAATTGAACATCTAGAGGAAATTAAAACCGACAAAAAAATCGACTAtgatttattttgcaaaatgctAAATACTGATCTTCTTCAAAAGCTTGAAACCGGAAAAGCTgtagaaaatcataaaaattgtaaatattttgacattttaagaaacatttacTCCAAGCTTAAACCATCCAGCGCTTTAAATATCTCTATAGTAGAAAATAGTCTTATAGAGGTTGAGCAggaaataaatgaatatgaaataggggttgcagaaattgaagaaaatgttCAATATCTTGAAGAAGAAATACTTAGCATGtctgtagtttttgaaattgcTCGGATGGATAATAATGAtgaatttcctgaaagtgatgAAATATTAGAAGACAAATATGATGATCATGATGAAGATGGACAATCgacaaatttggaaaatattaaaattaaaagtcctAAAAAAACAGAATCTAAAATCTCGAACGAAGATGTTTACACACCTAAAAAGAAGAAACCAAAATTGATTATATCTcaaaatatcatattaaaaagtgcaaatGACTCCGTGCTTGAAACACATAAAAGTGATGATAATGTGGATCCTGTGCCAAACGAATTAAATATAGCACACTACTTAGAAAAGCCTAAAACACCTGAAAGAAGCGGAAAGAGGACATCTACAAGAACatcatttgttttaatttcctctgactataaaaaaagtcttcaagaaaaggaagaaataaaaattgaaaaggaaaaaaagaagaaagaaaatgattaaaaaaaagaggagaacaagcaaaaaataatataacaaaagaaaaggacaaaggtgttaaaaaaattaaatatgtctaattactcaaacattttttcagaaGCGAGTCCAAGcactcaaataaataatatacaggttgcaaaaaagaaagaaacccATGTCAGAAATTTATTTGAGAGTGAAAGTAAAGAACAAGAAGGCACTGTAAAATTGAACGAGTCCATTTTTAGTCAAAATACCataacaaaaaatggattatgCTTTATATGTACGTACAATATTAGTATCATTAATTTTGGTGTAAAATGTTCAACTTGCACCAGAAATTAtcattataaatgtttaatgaAACACGAGATATATCATGACAACTTTGTATGTAaaagttgttattttaaaaataaaacttcataaGTTAACTGCATG of the Anthonomus grandis grandis chromosome 3, icAntGran1.3, whole genome shotgun sequence genome contains:
- the LOC126734122 gene encoding uncharacterized protein LOC126734122 produces the protein MPGDHWYRSFLNRHPILTHRTPVAVTSASSNVSENDIKKWFGDIETYLKSKGYFSILEDSRRVYNGDETCFLFCPKLGKVLAAKSEKNVYEVDKGQAKQNLTVMFSFSAAGDVTPPLIILPNKRISKTLSDSVPDHWGIASTENGWMKSEVFIDYIKEIFHKNLVKQQILFPVILFVDGHATHLTYELSKVCSQLQIILVALYPNSTRIMQPADVSCFKPLKTFWKYGVLSWRRENPYCQLGKHHFAPILDKALKNLKGEAIVNGFKSSGLFPWNPESIDYSKCLGKKQREIEHLEEIKTDKKIDYDLFCKMLNTDLLQKLETGKAVENHKNCKYFDILRNIYSKLKPSSALNISIVENSLIEVEQEINEYEIGVAEIEENVQYLEEEILSMSVVFEIARMDNNDEFPESDEILEDKYDDHDEDGQSTNLENIKIKSPKKTESKISNEDVYTPKKKKPKLIISQNIILKSANDSVLETHKSDDNVDPVPNELNIAHYLEKPKTPERSGKRTSTRTSFVLISSDYKKSLQEKEEIKIEKEKKKKEND